The segment ACGTTCACCACCATTTAAGCTCTCATTTCAATATGCGAGTCACAtcaggctgctgcagaaaaaGTAGCTCAAGATGGTGGTGTCTGTAAAGCAAAACCCCTTACCTTAAATACAAACTGTATATAAGGGTTACTCTAAGAGGGGTGTTAACATGTGTTAACAGCGACGTCGTGGCAACACAGAAACAAGCATTTTGCTTATGTCcttgacacacaaaaaaagtcaaattgtttgtctctactaaaaaaaaaaagaggatgcaTAATCTAAACAAAACTCCTGGTTGAAGGACAGGATGCACCAAGACACAgcacatttgtttctttctctccacaaAAGCATGAGCAGCCAAGTTGTTGTGAGAGAAATGCAGGGCTGATAATCCtttatctttgttttcatgtttttgttgagttAAATATATTGATTCATTCAGAAAAAGGCTGCAGCAACCTCAGTCATTTTCCAGGTCACAGGCAGAGTTTGACTTTTTAACTGGCAGTACACAGTGACATGATAAGCAGAGGACGACCGACTATATAAAGCACTAAGAGACAATAGGTTCCAAGCTTCCGCCTATTGTCCTATGTACACAGCCcccccccatgtggaggataaagtggtagaaggtgGATGTTCCAAGCTTGTGATAAAgtcaaacaacaaatcacataAGCTTAATAAGTTTCTGACCACTTTAATCGCACATAAGCTGGGTTCGGAACAAACCGCTCAGTGAAACAGTCACAGGGCTGCTCAAGAAATATAACGTATTAGACTTGAGACTTATTACTTGCACTCATATTATCTCACTGCATGACTTAAAATATTTGTTATGCATTaacaagaaatgtttttattggtcCATTTTCTGGACTCCGCCTATGTCCCAGGTTTTGGCTGTCTCATAACAGAAACAACAGAAGCACAACCCCACAAGCTTTCAAGTCAAAAGCACCTCTGGCTTCTTGCAGGCATTCTTCTTGTGTAAGTGGACAATTAGGCTAcgaaaaacaaacttgtttaattttaaagcaattacacacttagacaaacatacatatgaattgtatattcaatttcttACAGGCCCTTAGCCCTTCTAAATAacacagactggacctttaaggtcAGGGACAAAACTGTGGCTCATAAATCAGCTTGGCAAGGCCAGTTCTTGGAAATGATGACTTGAATAGAATACATTATTGGCGCCTAAGAATAACTGCCACTCGGCCACACTAACACAGTACCTTGTCAGTTGCCAGGATCCGGAAAGATGCCACAACCTGTTCAGCAGTATCTGTATCAGCAGTCTCTCTGGTCATAAAGTCAATGAAGGACTGGAAGGAGACCACTCCACTGCCATTAGGGTCCACCAGTATCATTATACGGGCAAACTCCACCTCTCCCTGAGAAAAGCATGAATGAAATGAGCacacgggggaaaaaaacaaaccaacaccCGAACACTGAACCACGTTTGAAATGCCATACCAAGTCATATCCCATAGAGATGAGGCAAGCTCTGAAGTCGTCGGTCTCCATAGCACCATTCTTCTTCTACAGGTGGAGGACAACATCAAGATTAACATCATGAGAAATAAGAAACACAGAAGCAAAACAgcgacaaaaaagaaaactataaTCAACAGCAATATGTTTTAAAAGACTTCTGCTACAAATTATAAGCAGTTTGTGGCAGATTTTTGCGAATGCTCGACAAACTCTTTTAAAGTTTTTCCAAGTCTTAAAGTGAcagatgataaaataaatatcccCGAGGAGGAAACACTTTCAACTTTAAGCACATTATCTGGTGCTTTTGTGTGATAAGGCATTGAAGATGAAAGATTTGACGATAAATTAGGTTTTTGAG is part of the Solea senegalensis isolate Sse05_10M linkage group LG15, IFAPA_SoseM_1, whole genome shotgun sequence genome and harbors:
- the LOC122781972 gene encoding alpha-actinin-2, producing the protein METDDFRACLISMGYDLGEVEFARIMILVDPNGSGVVSFQSFIDFMTRETADTDTAEQVVASFRILATDKPYILVEELRRELPPEQAEYCIMRMPPYKGHGAPPGALDYTAFSTALYGESDL